A window of Enterobacter ludwigii genomic DNA:
AATGCCCTGGCGCGCATATTCGTAGAGTTTTTTTCCCTGATATTTCAGCGCCGAATACATCGACGGCACCTGCATCGTGTCCCCACGGAAGCTCTCCAGCGCAGCATCAAGCTGTTCCGCGCTGAATGTCACCGGACGCTCTTCTACCACCTGACCATCCGCGTCGGAAGTATCCGTACGCTGTCCTAGTCTGGCGATAACGCGGTAACGCTTATCGGAGTCGAGCAGGTACTGGGAAAACTTTGTCGCCTCCCCCAGGCAAACCGGCAGCATACCGGTTGCCAGAGGGTCCAGCGCACCCGTGTGGCCCGCACGGTTGGCGTTAAAAATACGCTTAACTTTTTGCAGCACGTCGTTGCTGGAAGCGCCCTGGGGTTTATCCAGCAGCAGCACACCATGCACGTCGCGACCACGACGACGAGGACGACTCATTAGTCCTCCTTGCTGTCGTCCGCTGGGTTAACACGACGTTCGTCGTCATGTTTCACCACGCTGGTTACCAGGTTAGACATACGCATACCTTCGACCAGCGAGTTGTCGTAGAAGAAGGTCAGCTCAGGCACGATACGCAGACGCATCGCTTTACCAAGCAGAGAGCGGATGAAACCAGAGGCTTCCTGAAGGGCTTTGATACCGTTTTTAACTGCGGCTTCATCCTGATCGTTCAGGAAAGTCACGAACACTTTGGCATACGCCAGGTCACGGGACATTTCTACGCCAGACACGGTGGTCATCATACCCACGCGAGGGTCTTTAATTTCACGTTGCAGAATGAGGGCGATCTCTTTCTGCATTTCCTGCGCTACGCGCTGAGGGCGACCAAATTCTTTCGCCATAATAAATTCTCCAGACAAAAAAGGGGCTAAAGCCCCTTTTTTAAATTATTGCCGGGTGGCGCGAGGCGATCCCGGCCTACAATCGGTCATTAAGCGATGGTACGCTGAATTTCGATGATCTCGAACACTTCGATCATATCGCCAACGCGAACGTCGTTGTAGTTCTTCACGCCGATACCACATTCCATACCGTTACGGACTTCGTTCACGTCATCTTTGAAGCGGCGCAGAGATTCCAGCTCGCCTTCATAGATAACCACGTTGTCGCGCAGGACACGGATTGGGTTGTGACGCTTGATGATACCTTCGGTAACCATACAGCCCGCGATCGCACCGAATTTCGGTGATTTGAACACGTCACGTACTTCAGCCAGACCGATGATCTGCTGTTTCAGCTCAGGAGACAGCATACCGCTCATCGCAGCTTTCACTTCGTCGATCAGGTTATAGATGACGGAGTAGTAACGCAGATCCAGGCTTTCCGCTTCGATCACGCGGCGAGCAGAAGCATCAGCACGCACGTTGAAGCCAACCAGGATGGCGTTGGACGCTGCAGCCAGGGTTGCGTCAGTTTCGGTGATACCACCTACACCAGAACCGATGATCTTCACTTTAACTTCGTCGGTGGACAGTTTCAGCAAGGAGTCGGAGATCGCTTCCACAGAACCCTGAACGTCGGCTTTCAGAACAACGTTCACTTCGTGAACTTCGCCCTCGGTCATGTTGGCAAACATGTTCTCGAGTTTAGATTTCTG
This region includes:
- the rbfA gene encoding 30S ribosome-binding factor RbfA, producing MAKEFGRPQRVAQEMQKEIALILQREIKDPRVGMMTTVSGVEMSRDLAYAKVFVTFLNDQDEAAVKNGIKALQEASGFIRSLLGKAMRLRIVPELTFFYDNSLVEGMRMSNLVTSVVKHDDERRVNPADDSKED